The Sorghum bicolor cultivar BTx623 chromosome 6, Sorghum_bicolor_NCBIv3, whole genome shotgun sequence genome contains the following window.
TGAAAATGGTCATGTTTAACTAATATTTAGCTGCATTCTAGCCAAAATCTGTTCCAAAGGCACGAAGAGGAAATGAATGAAATATAGTTTGATAACTTTTCACTTTTagatcaaatgaaaaacttttggatTTGTTTGAACTCTATACTAGACTAAAAATTCAAATTGGACCAAACTTTCTGATTGTTGGTACAATGTTGTTTCGGGCCACACACCAAGATGGATGAATTTTGTTGAAATTTGATTATTCCAAACCGAATCCCGGAACCCTTGTTGGATCTGATTTTGAGTTTCTGACTGAAAACTAATTGGTTTTAAGCACATACAAATTGCAAAAATATTAAGGATCATGAACAGACAACAGAGCTGACAAGAGTAGTTATTACAGTGAGATGAGAGCCTGTAATAGTATGTTATCCAGTAGagttctttaaaaaaaatattttgctaTTCAATTCATGTACATGTGCACAACAAAGGGTTACAATTAAGTAGTTCATCAATCTATTGaagatatagtttcataaatagaTATATGTGCAGATAATCATGGGAACAACTTGAGAACAAGAGACTTTATCAACACATGAGCATATAAAGAGATGGCAGAGAACATTATAATAGCCATAGACATCTGAAAAGGGCAGATAATTAAGTAATACAGTTGAATAGGTTAGATAGTGCTACATGTCATTTCTCGTCGAGTTAGTCATTGGCTCTTCAGTGAAGTTGATTATTTTGTTCAGGTCAAATTTTCTTGACAAATCTAGCTAGCGCACATAGaaatttcatgttgtttttggcttctgCCTGCTCGTTTGCTTATGTGTCGCTAATTATAGTAACAAAGCAGCTGCAAATTTGACACGAAGGACTACAAATTGGTTGCAATTTTAAGAACTCTGCAGACTGAAGGAACGAAAATCTCAATCAACAAATATTCATCATGTAAGAAAAGAAATGTGACTTACGACCTGAACATGTTATTTCAAGACACGCTGAAGGCAGTCAAGCTTGGTGCACACAGTGACATAGACACACCATCAAATTAATTCTATAGAAATGGTGTGGAGTGGGAGTTTTAAGCTATTCATTCATATAGCACTAGTCCTCCTAAGCTCTGAACAGGGATGCAACAGCACAATCCAAAGAGGCCATAATAAACACtcgatgacatatgtcatcataTGAAAACCTAAAGAATCTTTGAATGTCCAAGTCCCAAGAACTTAGGGAGACAACCATCTTGCAATCTACGCATATGAGACAACGAAGAACAAGGGAGAAGCATATAGGCAAGTAGTTGGTGACTTTGTGAGGAGTCCCCATGAGAGCTGCTTGCTTTGCGAGATGCAATTTACTATAGCTGAATCGAGTACTAGCTTCGTGATTTTTAAACAAAGGCAAAGCACGCACACGTGTGAGCAGAAAATTGTGTGGTAACTTGTGACGAAGCAGTTCCCAGACTCCCCACAATAAACTTAGAAGAAGAACCAGAAGAAAAACTGATTGATGATACGAGAAATAATTTAGTATGCACGCGTCACTCTAATTGTTGTTGCACACACAGGCAGGTAACACCTTTGTCTAACTCAAAAAACAATTGTGCCCAAAAGTATATATTCACAACACAACACACCTAGCTACATGATGATAAAGTAAGAACTGACAGCTTAAGCCACTAGGATACGCTAACTTTCTCAACACAATTTGGTTGGAGATATATATTATCTCATCCATAGGAACAATAACAATAAGCACAACCCCATGCATGGAAACATCGATTAGCACACTTGCATCCAGTCCCAGAGAACAATTTTTGAATACTACTTATTAAAAGCCAGATTAAAAATTAAGACAAAGGTTACACCACAGATCGATCAAGTTTCAAGAGGCACTTGAGAggagaaaaggaaaagaaaggaGAAGAAATTGAAAACACAAAATCAGAGAGACCGAGCAAACACTACACGGAGTTTTACAGAGATCGAGATAGAAATAGATAGATAGAATCCTTGCAAGCATACGTGCGCTAACCTTTTGCAAGCTGCCCTTAACCCTTGTGCCGTTCATTGCTTTCTTCTAGACATCTTCCTGTTCTCTCAAACCTGAATTACACCACGCACCGTACCGGCCATCATGGACTTGCTTGTCAGAACGGCGGCCGTGCACCGGCCCAACCATGGCCGTCGGCGCCGGGCGGGAGCTGCGACCCGCCACCGGCCATGTTGTTGAGCGGCAGGTTGAAGAACGGCAGCCCGGCAGCCGACGGGTCGGGAGGGAACGGCCCACCGCCCATGCCTCCACCAGCGCCATCGACACCACCGCCGGGTGGCTGCATCTGGAGGCCGGGTGGCGCTGCCTGAGCCTCTTCCTCCTCCAGCGGGAGACGCTCGTAGGCGACGTTGGCGAAGGACGCGGCGATGACGATGACGGGGCCTGCGGCGTAGAGCGCACCCACGACATTCCCGCCGACCACCTGCCCCTGGCCCCCCGCGAGGAAGATGGTGAGGCTGGTGGCGCCGGGCGGAGCCGGCGGCGGGAGGAAAGAACCCGAGAGCGACAGGATCTCGAACCTCCCGTGCAGCGTCACGACGGCGCCCGTGGGCGCCGACGGCTGCCGCAGCGTCACGTTGGTGACCACGCCGCTGCCGCTCAGCACGCAGACGCCGCGCTGCCGCCGGCGCGCGTACGTGGAGACGCTCTCGAACACGTCGCAGCCGCTCCCGACCTCCAGGATGTGGGCGCGCAGCGTGTTGGCGCTCTCCCGCGTGATGATCACCGGGGGCTTGGGCTTATTCTTCGAGCCCGGCGGGCGGCCGCGCGGTCGGCGGGCTACCATCTCCCCGTTACCGCCGCTGCCACCGGGGGCGTCTCCGGCGCCTGGGCCGGATGAGGACGACCCGCCGTCGTGCTCACCATACGGCCCGCCGTTGTTgctgttgccgccgccgccgccgctgccatgAGGGTCATCCTCGGAGGGCTCCGGCTGCTTGGCGTAGctgtgctgcagctggaggtcggggtggaggtggtggagctGATGAACGTAGCGCGTCGCAGCGGTGCCGAGGTCGAGGCCGGCCATGCTTTTCTGCTAGCTCATgtactgatgtagctagcaagcaAAAATTTTAAAACCAGAAAAGCagcgaaaaaaagagagaaaaatactcCAATTGCAACAGAGTGGTGTTTTGTTTTTTAGGTTAAAAGGAAGTGTTGGAAAAGGAAGCAATGATTTTTAAAGAAGGGGATTGTTTATGATTCTGCCTGTTTTAAAAGCTTTTGGATGCAGAAAGAAGCAAACAGGCAGGGGGGAAGAAATTAAAAACCCAAAGAAGAGAGTGCTGCTTGCATGGAGAAGAGAATTGGAAGGAACACAGGCACCAATACTGGGCTGTGAGCTAGCTATGAACAGAGTAGGGAAGGAGGAGAGAAAGCAAGAAGCTATAGAGGAGAGAATGAAGGTGAGGCAGGCAAGATGGGAAGAGAAGGGTTCGAGAGCTGCTTCTTCAAACCAGTAGTAGGAGGTGCACCGCATAAAATAATGTGGGGAGGAGGAGAGAGTTGGGAGAACAAATTCTTGTGCATCCTTTGCAGCTACGGAAAAAGACATCAGGCTACAACGCTGACACGTGGGCCTCATGATTTTGGGGCCCACGGGTCAGTTTCGCAGGCGTCCtccgtgatagtgacagcaggGGCTGGGGAGGCATCGGAGAAAGAGAGACGGATCGAGCGGGAGGAACTATGATGGCCAAAATGTGATGCATGGTGTGATAGCGATGGCTTAGCGTGTTCATCGCAAGATTATGCTAGTTAATCAGGGTTAAGTGCCTAAACCCGTGGTTTAGGACCACTAATCCTGGTTAATGCGAACGGTGTAGAGGTTTCTCATGACTACACTCAGGTGGGGCCCATGCTAGCGCGTGCTGCGCTCGGATCAATTGCATCTGCAGTTAGGTCTAACCCTTCCTGTAGTTTCTTTTCCAAATTATACAAAGCGGATGCTCATGTACATGCATACACTCACCGGTCACCATACAAAACACATATATTCCTATCTAAATTTATAAATACCAAAATAGAGTTACCATATAATATAGTGtagattaattaatttctttccaGTAAATCAATGGAAACATGAGCACACGTGATAACACAAAGACATTAATTAAATCAGGCAGGCAGGTTCTACCATATGTAAAAAGTGCAATTTTTTTTAGCGAACGTGCGTAGCACCTATTTTATTAAGTAGTAGTAGAGAAAAACCAAATACACAACGAGTccgaaaaacaaacaaaaacaaaaggtGAACAAAGGCACGCGTAGGACCAAGAGCCCTGCCGAAAAGTGCAATATTGTTCATCATGTAGCATTGTTCTAAAAAAACAGACAATATTAACAAAACCCTAGAGTTtaactaatataatataatacgcTAAGTACATACCACAAGCCTTCTTTATATATGATCAGTTTAAACTAATTGAGATCGAATTGATATTTGCTGCATGTTTTAGCCTAGAGTTTGGCATATCAAACTAATATAATGCGCTACATACCACTGTAGATGATGTGCACGTACGGCATGTACAGGCATATATGTGAGACTTTTGTGCCTTTCTCTCGAGCATGAATAATATTAATTAGTTTTTTGAATTGATTGATGCTTTTTGTTAATTGTCCAATTGTCCTTTCTAGCATAATTTTAGACAAGAacatattttaaaatttgattgtATGTAGTTTACTAGTAATAAACTATATCAGGTCAAACGGGGATGACCCACATCATCCAAACTCTTAACTTATTTTTATATGCAATATCTTATCAAATCGTATAACTGTAACAAGCATCCCGGTACTTTCACTGATCACCACGTATGATGAGCTGAAAACACTTTGTTGGAAGCTATCTAGACTACCTTTTACCATCTTTTCAAGACACCAATTAACATGAGTAACACCTCACCCAGTTTGCCCAAAGTTACACATCTTTTTTAATGCTTCTCCTTCTGGATCTTTTGGAGAGATTCGTTCTTCCCGACAAATCAACGCAGTAGTTTTATTTTTCAACTACATGGTGAGACTTGATATGTACGTACATTGAGCTTTTCATTAAACAAAATAGGCTATAATAGTAAAGAGAGAAGCAATATAGTTTATGTTCTCTATCAAGTTGTGTTAGTCTCGCTATTGTTTATGTAACTAAAATATGCCAAGCAATCATGCAACTTTATAACAATGAGTACAGATCGTACAGCCATGCATGGTTAGTGTTATGATATAAGCAGCATTAAAAATCTATACTGATCAACTGTAACTAGCATATGCACTTACAAACTCTAAATAACAAACTGGAAGTATAGCATGCATACTGACAATATTATGTCAATACTATATGATTCCATGATCTacatgagatatatatatacatttttGGTATATACGCACATCCCTCGTCCTTCTTAATTCTATAGTTTTTTTCTGATAGCTTTCATTGTTAATCTAATTGCATAGTAGGGCTTTCCAGATCAGGAAGAGAAACAACTATACACAACTAGAATATGAATTTTCTCCAGTGATGTGGGGTACGGTAcggttctcctagtgtttagCATTCAATATTTAGTATAAGCTTTTTCCCTACCAATGCCTCATAGCGAGGATTCTCATGTGCTACGACTGACAGTAATGTTATTATTACTAcataaaaacactaggagaacttcACTATTTTGGTAGTGATAGATCACATATTCTATACCATGAAAAGTGGTACATAATTTAACATATAAGTCTTAGATTAATTATTCCTTTCGTCCTCAAATACAAGGTACCCTAAAAACTCTAAGGCAAATTTAAATTTAGGATAAAACAAATTATGCATGTGTTGATGTTTTCTAGCGCCGACTAGTAAATCAAATTTGTAACCATGAATACAGTTCGGATGGCTTGGCACTCAAGGAATCAAGGGTTAGACTAGTTTAGGTAACATGGCCTATATCTATTGTGTGGTGTACGTTTGTGTTGTTGAGCTCAAGTTTGCAATAGGGGTTACAAACAAGAGGTTTGAGTGTTAAGAGTTACAATGGAATGTCTAAGGAGCAAAGAACTAccatggagagagagagagaagggccCCATATATGATTTTGGGAAGTACATCACTTCACCTAGTCTGACTAGAGCCTTCGATCCTCCTTATCCATTTGGTGGTCTCATGTTTGTTATACTTGTACTTGGAGCTAAAAATTGGGGAACAGTGGCTTCCCACATCAAACACATATCATTGGTTTGTTCTTTTATGGAAATAGTGCCCCACATGTGGTGTCCACATCCTCTATTTCATGTGGTAGTATGCCTGTGGCTATGCACGTCATATCAGGGTGATCGTTTCATACTATGGGACTTGAACCCTTCTGACAAAAGTAAAGATCGCCCAAGTACCCCTCGTTTTATTGAGGTGGTGTCCCCAGTCTCGCAGTGCCTTTGAGCAGGATTGAAGTCGGGGCTGGCGGTACTTAGGGCATAGACGGTTGAACCAATCATGGTTGGAGATCTGTTACCCGAGCCGCAAGTTGAGCAAGCAAAAATATATGTCTCCTTTGTGGATGGAGGAACATAAGCATGGTCCTAAGTAAAGAGGGTGACTATGCTAGCCATGTAGCCTGTTGTGGGATGGAGCTCATATCATAACATGTATATCTCATGATGACGCATTGCCAACTAGCCTAAGATTTGAGGTGTTGCTCGTGTTTCATATGACAGACCATTGACCCTTTTGATGTAGGGAAAGACTAGCCAAGTACCCCTCGTTGTATCAGAAGAGGGTACGGGCAAAAGGGGACCCTAGGTACTATGAGCATGAGTTCTCCAGTTGATTAGTGCCTTAGCAAGGTCGAAGTTGGGGCTAGGCCCCTTAGCTCAAGTTCCCAAGTCCTTGCCCTTGGTTCCTAAGTTCCCATGCGAGGTAGCCACAATGTTCTAGGAACTCAGCACCATACATTGGTCTAATGCCAAGGGGATGAGGGTACCCTTGGTATAGATATTCATCACTAGCCCTCGAGCCTTGCCTCGTGGAGGCAGGACGTTACAACGCTCCCACTTTGCCGTGCTGAGAGCTTGAGAATGAAGTGAGAGCCACGCGATGACACGAGTCCCTCTACAAGTGGGCCCGGCCACGTAGCCCCATGCTGCATGCGCTACAGATCGTGAAAGGTAAAACGGAAGAAAATCCTAACCCTAGGAATGCTCCAAAAGTAGTGATGAGAAAACAAAATTATTGTCGATCATGCATTCACCATTTTGTGAGCTACTCACCCTATCTCAAAATAATTGTGCATCTCCCACTTCGAGGAGTTGATCAAATTCAAATTtaactagatttatagaaaaaatatattacaATACATTTGTATCTCTAAGTTGAttcactataaaaatatatgacATGGTTAATCTAATCATgtttattttatatcataaacATAAATATTGTAAATATATATTTGCTAAATGTAAGATGTGTTAACTCCTTGAAATACAACATGAACATTTATTTTGAGATAGAGGGAGTACTAAATAAATCAACTCTTAGATAAAACTATCTTCAATTTCACCAACTCTTTATTAAAAAAtagtttattattattattattattattattattattattattattattattattattattattattattattattattattattattattattattattattattattattattataacaAATAAGTAGgttataaaaatattatttcattGTAGTACTAATTTGATGTTAAAATATTGgttttattttctataaatttagttaaacttaaaataatTTGACTTAGGATAATTTTAGAAGTTGATTTGTTTTAGAATGGAGAGAATGTTCATTTTGCAATCTAGTAGCTAGTAACGCTCTCCTAGAATCACCATAAGTCTAACTATCTTAAGTTAGAGTTTGACCAtctttatataaaataataacaaCATCTATCACAATAAATAAGtacattatgaaaatatatttttatgatgtATCTAGTGCTACTAATTTGGTctcataaaaaaattaaaatagtttgacttaggacaactctacaAATTAAATTTGAACTTGGGACATTAAGATAAGTGTGGACAAATAATCGTCGTACTCCATCAATCAATGCTAGAGTTAGGATTGATGATAGATATCCTTCATCTATTAATGTATGCATTGTTGGCATCAGTTATACAAATGTACgtatactacaaatatatacaGTGATGATGTAGTACTTTAACTATGAGTATTTCAAGGTTTATATCAAGTATGGggaacaaaggagaagaatgaaCTATATTTTGCCTACAAGATTTTCTTGAGAGTGTTTTTTATTTTCTAGGACACACACGCAAAAGGGCTGGTCACAAGGGTTGAAGACTGCATGATATGTAGTGAGTTGAGACACAGGGACTGCAAACTAGGTATTGATGGTAAGCAAAGATTGTAATCTATTCTAGTGTGCAACTACTGGTGATAAAGCACTAGTATAATTGAACTATTCTTGTCTATTCAAATGGTTCCCTCCTTATGCCACAACTCCAGTTTCACACCCACAGGACAACTTGACACACCCCATCACTGTCCTATTCCCCAAATAACGACGACACACCAACTCTATCACTCTATTGCTTTTTGCAATATATTACCCGTTAGAGCTCCTCAGATGTGTTTCTCGAAGTCCATAGATCATTTGCTCTCGTTTATCATACTATCTAAGCTAAACAACTTATGCTACTCATGAAATCAACCAAGAGAGACGACATACTATGATTACATGTCtatttttgttgatgatctagTCACCTCGACTAGGTTCACAACTATGCATCTACTCCTAGAAACTAGATAAGATAAATGAACATCATACAACACACAACACATGTTATTAGAGGTAATAAGATCACAAGAAACATAACTCATGTATAAGTAACTAGATACATATAGATGTCATCGATGGGTTATACCTTGAGGCTAATCTAGATGGTGATCAGAAGCTCCAAATGATCAACCACACAAGGAGATCAACTAGTAGGATGAATCCTTGCACCTAGACAAAGTATCATTAGTGCCTTCCTTTGGTAGTTCTAGATCTACAACCTTCGCGTGGTACAGTACTCGAGGGCTTCTTTCACAACCATCTAGTCATGTAGAAAACGTCTCTAGCTTGGTAGATGTATTCTTATGTCGTATTAGGAGAGgccgggggcgcgcgagcgcacacacacacacacacgtggGTGGGCCACCACCGCCCATGTGCCTCCATCCACTGTTCGTAGATAGAGGAGGGGTGGGACATCGACATATTCCTAGGAGAGAAAGAGGCGGACAGAGTGAGAGAGGGGTGGTAATGGGGAGAGGATGGTGGTGCTTGAGGTGAAAAAGGAAGGAATGAGTTTGAGCTGGTGGGAACAGATGTACGGCTTCCCacctatataatcaaggccaaTTTTCACTAATCGTTAAGCTCTAAGAACAATTTTCACCATCGATTCTATTATGAACTGACGTTAATATATTGTGTGCTCAATAATTTTAACAAAAATACCATTGGAAAAAACCATTTATGTAGCGGTAAATGCCCTATAAGCGTATATTCACAACTTGTACAATTCTTGGTTGCTACTGCATAATTTATCTTTCTAGGATTGACAGCTTGTAGCCATCTCAGATTCTCAATATACAAGGGGGTAGATCTGTAACACTAGTGCCTACCTCGATCGATCACTAACACTGCATGATTAGTAACAAGTAAGCAGTTCCATCGTGAGGTTACAAaggtagtaataataataattaataattaagtAATATAAAAAGGAATCAACATTTGGATAAGACGTACGTAATTAAGTACAttacacttttttttttgcttgtcTTCTCACTGCTTTCTGGTATCTTAGATTGTAACCACCACttttttaaggataaaatttaAAAAACCGAGCCTGTCAATCACAGGTGCGTCGTAAATTAAATACTTGCATTGCAGGTTTCATGTTGTCTTGGGCGAAGGTAACGAGTGCCATAAATTAATCAACCACTAATCATGTGTCCAACACTTTCACCGAGTAGTATATGACTATATGTGACACCTTATTAGGTCTGTATGGATCGGATGAGCTAACAaccag
Protein-coding sequences here:
- the LOC8060466 gene encoding AT-hook motif nuclear-localized protein 23 produces the protein MAGLDLGTAATRYVHQLHHLHPDLQLQHSYAKQPEPSEDDPHGSGGGGGNSNNGGPYGEHDGGSSSSGPGAGDAPGGSGGNGEMVARRPRGRPPGSKNKPKPPVIITRESANTLRAHILEVGSGCDVFESVSTYARRRQRGVCVLSGSGVVTNVTLRQPSAPTGAVVTLHGRFEILSLSGSFLPPPAPPGATSLTIFLAGGQGQVVGGNVVGALYAAGPVIVIAASFANVAYERLPLEEEEAQAAPPGLQMQPPGGGVDGAGGGMGGGPFPPDPSAAGLPFFNLPLNNMAGGGSQLPPGADGHGWAGARPPF